In Massilistercora timonensis, the following are encoded in one genomic region:
- a CDS encoding CPBP family intramembrane glutamic endopeptidase translates to MKVRKTMSQEYRMPEGGQESYGKRLWHLWSPLILKMAIGFGVSVLAAGAFTIIFMANNPDLVNQAAMDQSKISDLYQQLMGEILNVTTIVEGVAALVTIPVLLVMFHKDRLRERMAGIVPNKKAPLWKYFALILMVLGISLGFNNLVLIGNLSSYDAAYEQTISLLYAAPFAAQIICLGVLVPMCEELVFRGLMFKRLRERAPFWQAALYASAVFAFLHMNMIQMIYGFLLGMVFCYIYEKYGSVKAPVAAHIAVNLLSVFATQFHLFDWLLQEPMRAGVITVACAAVASSMYLFIQRIEEKPDLPDAGEGSAARV, encoded by the coding sequence ATGAAAGTGAGGAAGACTATGAGTCAGGAATATAGAATGCCCGAAGGCGGGCAGGAATCATATGGAAAGAGGCTTTGGCACCTGTGGAGCCCCCTGATCCTGAAGATGGCCATCGGATTTGGTGTGTCCGTCCTTGCGGCGGGCGCTTTCACCATTATCTTTATGGCAAACAATCCAGATCTGGTGAACCAGGCGGCCATGGACCAGAGCAAGATCAGTGATCTCTACCAGCAGTTGATGGGCGAGATCCTGAATGTGACTACCATTGTGGAAGGGGTGGCGGCCCTGGTGACCATCCCTGTGCTTCTTGTGATGTTCCACAAGGACCGGCTGCGGGAGCGGATGGCAGGTATCGTGCCAAATAAGAAAGCGCCTCTGTGGAAATATTTTGCCCTGATCCTGATGGTGCTGGGGATCTCCCTGGGATTTAACAACCTGGTGCTGATCGGCAACCTGTCCAGCTATGACGCAGCCTATGAGCAGACCATATCTCTGCTCTACGCGGCTCCCTTCGCGGCGCAGATCATCTGCCTTGGGGTTCTGGTCCCCATGTGCGAGGAACTGGTCTTCCGGGGCCTGATGTTCAAGCGGCTGCGGGAGCGGGCGCCTTTCTGGCAGGCAGCGCTTTATGCTTCCGCCGTATTTGCATTCCTTCATATGAATATGATTCAGATGATCTACGGCTTCCTGCTGGGAATGGTATTCTGTTACATCTATGAGAAATATGGTTCCGTGAAGGCGCCGGTGGCGGCCCATATCGCGGTGAACCTTCTGTCAGTATTCGCCACCCAGTTCCACCTCTTTGACTGGCTGCTCCAGGAACCTATGCGGGCAGGGGTGATCACGGTGGCCTGCGCGGCGGTTGCCTCCTCTATGTATCTGTTTATCCAGCGGATCGAGGAGAAGCCGGATCTGCCGGATGCGGGAGAAGGATCGGCGGCGCGGGTGTAA
- a CDS encoding EAL domain-containing protein, with protein sequence MSERMRPEAGKRSTKSLTPKYRHKQPELLDGPSIREHITWCLEQMSEKDLCAVFMIEFDDTYNAKEKLGQKEKAHLAHCAGQRLSAFFKASDLVSRIGEKEFLAFMSGRFSVKDATEKAREICEGVRFETGEKSEVCVTACVGAYVASGDEITFEKLFGQAAAALYEAKNNGRGSSCVFTDQSEAGASDRAGGRHKSEPISLDTLLKYLDGSVSLLEVGPEIKVIYANQGFYHMLGIEPEKLSLPCDLDQVVIHPDYREDYIQMIREGAQKEEPSDHVHRASGDGKHWRWRHVRLTKVAYPGSLYPVMLEISTDISEVIEKDRQLQESNERLRVAFRQMPHILWEVDLGTRTFNTYNVEKQCCLEETAIEDFPWSFLDQGIIHTDSAADFRDFAENLLAGKAAGSGNFIIRDRVNNCYGWVSLSYRMTYDRDGLPVKAIGVQSKLPSMAGLGSDAIQRRPLPEAVFGSLLLRMKVNLTADSMDEVWIGGIDQTAWTWGKTYSELLHAGQIQMFTKTKEEEFGKQFDRENLLAAYDRGEYWSRTDYQRVDEGGNIRWMSASVNLVKDSKTEDIRMYACLCDMQKRHDWEKMAEEPVKRDPVSGLYAEETFARIVEKLLQGGGQGNCALTMIRMIGEPWNDEEKSRDLRQFVAAALSLALGADCILGQYRQDSMMVFFPQIGTKFDGKRRIEDAFAYLRISMPNIIDIVATRFVAGTVAGQMNEVDYEILRLKAGYLCEVWKDVAVDTVVFPGKDEDWSWVGLRRENKEEEIQVQKEKPERPLTKEEQNTAFHCVTDMLTAGTMEASILSALSSIGEYYQASRVYFLVLGEDEQTLTMAHEWTSDSKQSIRNIMSGMKVKDIPLLKRCLKEGKAISTDTPNLASEEGGVNRRWHFIAFPIRRDEETQGFLCVENPQKLHGDVTLLETLVPYIQNEERRFQLQKERAAIPDHDTLTSLPNLSSYLDVIYSLNSDSYTSMGAVAMDVPYFTDLNNRFGFEYGKRLLLYLSEMLAKIFGRAYIFRTWDTEFVVLFPNTTQEVFGARCNRLRTVIQRRYPRKVRMGYVWAEGIFSASNMVREAQKIMINDKNGLEADDWTANADEGLTLEDQEYANTRFVPYFQPKIDMRSGQMTGAEALARGVDPDGTILVPAQFIEELEHTGSVRELDLFMLEAVMKQLSDWKGRGIPLPKVSINISRITLFNPTALASVLAIQSRYPEIPADQIELEITETAGDMENATLAQIVRDFEHCGILFELDDFGTGYANMSVLSNIQFSTVKLDRSLVNDLPGNEISGMLVQNITEICKNFHMKCVAEGVETVQQRDALLAAGCIYGQGYYYARPLSSQEFEKQYLS encoded by the coding sequence ATGAGCGAGAGAATGAGACCAGAAGCCGGAAAGCGCAGCACAAAGAGTCTGACACCCAAATACAGACATAAACAGCCAGAGCTTCTGGATGGTCCGTCGATCCGGGAACATATTACATGGTGCCTGGAGCAGATGTCGGAAAAAGATCTCTGCGCTGTATTTATGATCGAATTTGACGATACGTATAATGCGAAGGAGAAACTGGGACAGAAGGAGAAAGCGCATCTGGCGCATTGTGCCGGACAGAGGCTTTCGGCCTTTTTTAAGGCCTCGGATCTTGTGAGCCGGATCGGAGAAAAGGAATTTCTGGCTTTTATGTCAGGAAGATTTTCTGTAAAGGATGCAACTGAAAAGGCCAGGGAGATCTGTGAAGGAGTCCGGTTTGAAACGGGAGAAAAGTCAGAGGTTTGTGTGACTGCCTGTGTGGGGGCCTATGTGGCTTCCGGTGATGAGATAACATTTGAGAAATTGTTTGGCCAGGCGGCCGCGGCTCTTTATGAAGCGAAGAATAATGGCAGGGGGAGTTCCTGTGTATTTACGGATCAATCGGAAGCTGGCGCCAGTGATAGGGCAGGGGGGCGGCATAAGAGCGAGCCGATCTCTCTGGATACGCTGCTGAAATATCTGGACGGGAGCGTCAGTCTTCTGGAGGTTGGACCGGAGATCAAAGTGATCTATGCGAACCAGGGTTTTTATCATATGCTGGGGATCGAACCGGAGAAGTTATCTCTGCCCTGTGATCTGGATCAGGTGGTAATTCATCCGGACTATAGGGAGGATTATATCCAGATGATCCGGGAGGGCGCACAGAAGGAAGAGCCCTCCGATCACGTTCACCGGGCGTCAGGCGATGGAAAACACTGGCGCTGGCGTCATGTTCGTCTGACAAAAGTGGCATATCCCGGAAGTCTGTATCCTGTTATGCTGGAAATATCCACCGATATTTCAGAAGTGATCGAGAAAGACAGGCAGCTTCAGGAGAGCAACGAAAGACTGCGGGTCGCCTTCCGGCAGATGCCGCATATCCTGTGGGAGGTGGATCTGGGAACCCGGACATTTAACACCTATAATGTGGAAAAACAATGTTGTCTGGAGGAGACCGCGATTGAAGATTTTCCATGGTCTTTTTTGGACCAGGGGATCATTCATACGGATTCTGCCGCGGATTTTCGTGATTTCGCAGAGAATCTGCTGGCAGGGAAGGCCGCGGGGAGCGGGAATTTCATCATACGGGACAGAGTCAACAACTGTTATGGATGGGTGTCCCTTTCCTACCGTATGACCTACGACCGGGACGGGCTTCCGGTGAAGGCGATCGGCGTGCAGTCAAAGCTTCCCAGCATGGCGGGACTTGGAAGCGATGCGATCCAGAGGCGCCCGCTGCCGGAAGCGGTATTTGGAAGTCTTCTGCTTAGGATGAAGGTCAATCTTACCGCGGACTCTATGGATGAAGTCTGGATCGGCGGGATCGATCAAACGGCGTGGACGTGGGGAAAGACCTATTCAGAACTTTTACATGCCGGTCAGATCCAGATGTTTACCAAAACCAAGGAAGAGGAGTTTGGGAAACAGTTTGACCGGGAGAATCTGCTGGCGGCGTATGACCGGGGAGAATACTGGTCGAGAACAGATTATCAGAGGGTGGATGAAGGCGGAAATATCCGCTGGATGTCGGCATCCGTTAACCTTGTGAAAGATTCCAAGACAGAAGATATTCGGATGTACGCCTGTCTGTGTGATATGCAGAAGCGGCACGACTGGGAGAAGATGGCGGAAGAGCCGGTGAAAAGGGATCCGGTAAGCGGGCTCTATGCCGAAGAGACTTTTGCCAGGATCGTGGAGAAGCTGCTCCAGGGAGGCGGGCAGGGGAACTGTGCGCTGACGATGATCCGTATGATCGGAGAGCCGTGGAATGACGAAGAGAAGAGCAGAGATCTCCGGCAGTTTGTGGCAGCGGCTTTGTCCCTGGCTCTTGGAGCCGACTGTATCCTGGGGCAGTACCGGCAGGATTCCATGATGGTCTTCTTCCCTCAGATCGGGACGAAGTTTGACGGGAAGCGAAGAATCGAAGATGCTTTTGCTTATCTGCGGATCTCCATGCCAAATATTATCGACATTGTGGCCACGCGTTTTGTGGCAGGAACCGTGGCGGGCCAGATGAATGAAGTGGATTACGAGATTTTGAGGCTTAAGGCCGGATATCTGTGTGAGGTCTGGAAGGATGTGGCGGTGGATACCGTGGTATTTCCCGGCAAAGATGAAGACTGGAGCTGGGTAGGGCTGCGCAGGGAGAACAAAGAGGAAGAGATCCAGGTGCAGAAAGAAAAACCAGAGCGCCCACTTACGAAAGAAGAGCAGAATACTGCCTTCCACTGTGTGACCGATATGCTGACGGCGGGAACCATGGAGGCGTCCATTTTAAGCGCGCTTTCTTCCATTGGGGAATATTATCAGGCTTCCAGAGTGTATTTCCTGGTACTGGGAGAAGATGAACAGACACTGACAATGGCTCATGAGTGGACCAGTGATTCCAAGCAGAGTATCCGTAATATTATGTCCGGGATGAAGGTAAAAGACATCCCACTGTTGAAAAGATGCCTGAAAGAGGGAAAAGCTATCTCCACAGACACGCCGAATCTGGCATCGGAAGAAGGCGGCGTCAACAGGCGGTGGCATTTCATCGCGTTCCCGATCAGGCGGGATGAAGAGACACAAGGGTTCCTCTGTGTGGAGAATCCTCAGAAACTGCATGGGGATGTTACCCTTCTGGAGACCCTGGTGCCCTATATCCAGAATGAAGAGCGGCGGTTCCAGCTTCAGAAAGAGCGGGCGGCGATCCCGGATCACGATACCCTTACCAGTCTGCCCAATCTGAGTTCTTATCTGGATGTGATCTATTCCCTGAATTCAGATTCTTATACTTCCATGGGGGCGGTGGCTATGGATGTGCCGTATTTTACAGATCTTAACAACCGGTTTGGATTTGAATACGGCAAGAGGCTTCTTTTGTATTTGTCTGAGATGCTGGCGAAGATCTTCGGAAGAGCTTATATCTTCCGAACCTGGGATACGGAATTTGTGGTGCTTTTCCCCAATACCACCCAGGAAGTGTTCGGAGCCCGCTGCAACAGACTGCGGACTGTGATCCAGCGCAGATATCCGAGAAAAGTGCGGATGGGTTATGTCTGGGCTGAAGGGATCTTTTCCGCCAGCAATATGGTGCGGGAAGCCCAGAAGATCATGATAAACGACAAGAATGGGCTGGAAGCCGATGACTGGACGGCAAATGCGGACGAGGGGCTTACCCTGGAGGATCAGGAGTATGCCAATACCCGGTTCGTTCCCTATTTCCAGCCGAAGATCGATATGAGAAGCGGCCAGATGACCGGCGCGGAAGCGCTGGCAAGAGGGGTGGACCCGGATGGAACGATCCTTGTGCCGGCCCAGTTTATCGAGGAACTGGAACATACGGGTTCTGTGCGGGAACTGGATCTTTTCATGCTGGAAGCGGTGATGAAGCAGCTGAGCGACTGGAAGGGAAGAGGCATTCCTCTGCCGAAAGTTTCCATCAATATATCCCGGATTACCTTGTTTAATCCCACGGCGCTGGCTTCCGTACTGGCGATCCAGAGCCGCTATCCGGAGATCCCGGCAGATCAGATCGAACTGGAGATCACAGAGACGGCCGGAGATATGGAGAATGCCACCCTGGCACAGATCGTGCGGGATTTCGAACACTGTGGGATCCTGTTTGAACTGGACGATTTTGGTACAGGATATGCCAATATGTCGGTACTCAGCAATATCCAGTTCAGCACCGTGAAATTGGACCGCAGTCTGGTGAACGATCTTCCCGGAAATGAGATCAGTGGGATGCTGGTGCAGAACATTACGGAGATCTGTAAGAATTTCCATATGAAATGTGTGGCGGAAGGAGTAGAGACCGTTCAGCAAAGAGACGCGCTTCTGGCCGCGGGCTGTATCTACGGACAGGGGTATTATTATGCCAGACCTCTGTCGTCCCAGGAATTTGAAAAGCAATATTTGAGTTAG
- a CDS encoding C40 family peptidase produces MKRRLIRTLITGTVVGSMIVAPVYAAPQDDVKSLENQKSQAEAQVASVNQDLVDLLVEYEALQKDIENTEKKIDQVGKDLEAAEEKEKQQYEDMKLRIKYMYENGVESYLSVLVSATDFTDFVNKAEYVQKVNKYDRDMLDEYVETKNEIKDLKVDLEAGKGDMEVMAQDMEGQKANLQTTLTQMEEQIADFDTQLAAAREAAEAQVQEATNEADTSAVDEVIESVTEEDQNQDQEQDSSESKPSDSKPSSSKPSGGSSSSSKPGNASLGQQIANKGCEYIGNKYVYGGNSLTNGIDCSGFVQQIHKKFGISTPRSSSAIRSGGKAVSYADKLPGDVICYSGHVAIYIGNNTVVHASNSKPYPSGGIKTTSPANYRTVLAVRRYW; encoded by the coding sequence ATGAAGAGACGTTTGATCAGAACACTCATCACAGGTACTGTGGTGGGTTCTATGATTGTAGCGCCTGTTTATGCGGCGCCTCAGGATGATGTGAAATCACTGGAGAATCAGAAAAGCCAGGCGGAAGCCCAGGTAGCCAGTGTAAATCAGGATCTGGTAGATCTTCTGGTGGAATATGAAGCGCTCCAGAAGGATATAGAGAACACGGAGAAGAAGATCGACCAGGTGGGAAAGGATCTGGAGGCGGCTGAAGAAAAAGAAAAGCAGCAGTACGAAGACATGAAGCTTCGTATCAAATATATGTATGAGAATGGAGTGGAGTCTTATCTTTCTGTTCTTGTTTCAGCCACAGATTTCACTGATTTCGTTAATAAAGCGGAGTATGTCCAGAAGGTTAACAAATACGACCGGGATATGCTGGATGAATACGTGGAGACGAAGAACGAGATCAAAGATCTGAAGGTGGATCTGGAGGCAGGAAAGGGAGATATGGAAGTGATGGCCCAGGATATGGAGGGCCAGAAGGCTAACCTGCAGACCACTCTGACCCAGATGGAAGAACAGATCGCCGATTTTGACACCCAGCTTGCGGCTGCAAGAGAAGCGGCAGAGGCTCAGGTCCAGGAGGCAACGAACGAAGCAGATACTTCTGCGGTAGATGAGGTCATTGAGTCGGTGACGGAAGAGGATCAAAATCAGGATCAGGAACAGGATTCTTCCGAGAGTAAGCCTTCTGACAGTAAACCTTCCAGCAGTAAACCATCCGGCGGTTCTTCTTCCAGTTCCAAGCCTGGCAATGCTTCTCTGGGACAGCAGATCGCCAATAAAGGATGCGAATACATAGGAAATAAATATGTATACGGCGGGAACAGCCTGACCAATGGTATTGACTGCTCCGGGTTTGTGCAGCAGATCCATAAGAAGTTCGGGATCTCTACTCCCCGTTCTTCCAGCGCTATCCGTTCCGGCGGAAAGGCAGTAAGCTATGCGGACAAGCTTCCGGGCGACGTGATCTGTTACAGCGGACATGTGGCTATCTATATTGGCAATAATACGGTGGTACACGCCTCCAACAGCAAACCTTATCCGTCAGGCGGGATCAAGACAACATCGCCGGCCAATTACAGAACTGTGCTGGCAGTGAGAAGATATTGGTAA
- a CDS encoding NlpC/P60 family protein, whose translation MRKFGIRLLAAFAASSLIATPVFAAPSVDELKEDKAAAQSEVASLQEQLTVTIEKLDQLEADLIAKGEEIIQAEEDLQKAEEKERQQYEDMKLRIKYMYEQGDASMLEVLVAADSFTDFVNNAEYVQNVYSYDREKLDEYVATKKEVATLKTTLEKEQADIETMQTEYEEEEESLNATIEEKQGEIEDLNGQIQEAVEAAAEARRQQEAREAQSNGGGNGSQNTSSNYVAKGDTAVAQRIVSAAYTQLGVPYVYGGTTPGKGLDCSGLVQYCHKVAGISLGRTSGAQGGGGQPVSNPRPGDVVCYVGHVGIYIGGGQMIHAPHTGDVVKVAAVYGSPWYRRYW comes from the coding sequence ATGAGGAAATTTGGGATAAGGCTTCTGGCAGCATTTGCGGCAAGTTCTTTGATCGCAACGCCGGTTTTCGCGGCACCATCCGTAGACGAACTGAAAGAGGATAAGGCGGCGGCTCAGAGTGAGGTTGCTTCACTTCAGGAGCAGTTGACGGTTACGATAGAGAAACTGGATCAGCTGGAGGCAGATCTGATCGCGAAGGGCGAGGAGATTATCCAGGCAGAGGAAGATCTTCAGAAAGCGGAAGAAAAAGAGAGACAGCAGTACGAAGATATGAAGCTTCGTATCAAATATATGTATGAGCAGGGCGACGCTAGTATGCTGGAAGTGCTGGTGGCGGCTGACAGCTTTACAGACTTTGTAAATAACGCGGAATATGTTCAGAATGTATACTCCTATGACAGAGAAAAACTGGATGAGTATGTGGCTACCAAGAAGGAAGTGGCGACGCTCAAGACAACTTTGGAGAAGGAGCAGGCGGACATTGAAACAATGCAGACAGAGTACGAAGAGGAAGAAGAGTCTCTGAACGCGACTATTGAAGAGAAGCAGGGAGAGATTGAAGACCTCAACGGACAGATCCAGGAAGCAGTAGAAGCCGCGGCTGAGGCGAGGAGACAGCAGGAGGCCCGGGAAGCTCAGAGTAATGGCGGTGGAAACGGAAGTCAGAATACTTCCAGCAACTATGTGGCCAAGGGTGATACCGCTGTGGCTCAGAGGATTGTCAGCGCCGCGTATACGCAGCTTGGCGTACCCTATGTATATGGTGGAACGACGCCGGGCAAGGGACTTGACTGTTCCGGGCTTGTGCAGTACTGCCATAAGGTGGCGGGAATCAGCCTGGGACGTACTTCGGGAGCTCAGGGCGGCGGCGGTCAGCCGGTCAGCAACCCCAGACCGGGCGATGTGGTATGTTACGTGGGTCATGTAGGAATCTACATTGGCGGAGGTCAGATGATCCATGCGCCTCATACCGGCGATGTGGTAAAAGTTGCAGCAGTATATGGATCTCCCTGGTACAGACGTTATTGGTAA
- a CDS encoding Na/Pi cotransporter family protein yields MEIFSMVLALLSGVAMFLYGMLLMGDGLKMVAGDKLETFLYKMTNTPLKGVALGAGVTCVIQSSSATTVMVIGFVNSMMMKLRQAISIIMGANIGTSITGWILCLSYIEGSGGWATILSTATISAIVAVVGIVLRMFGKRSVYRNMGNIMLGFAILMMGMQTMSGAVEPLRENEFFVSMLTMFSNPLMGILVGIAFTAVLQSASAAVGVLQALSVTGILTFASAFPIVLGIGVGAACPVLISSIGANKNGKRTALIYLLNDLFGMIFWGIVFYTANGFLHFGFLDRIMTPVSVAFINTIFRVATVCVLFPFIPKLEKLVCMLVKDSKEDMEEEADLELLEERLVIYPALAMGQCQRVISGMAKKVRKNVNRAMNLLNEYDQDRFEKVLRKEDLIDKYETRLGAYLMRLTKKELTTAQSRRMSLYLSTISDFERIGDHASYIAHLSNEMQESRLTFSEEAMDELNVVMGAVREVMNITAKAFTEEDQNEGAKVSPLGVVITNLCDELKHNHVIRLGSGACGLEEGTVFNDILNSFTRIAAHCASIVSAMEKSGEDGEDIHIHDSRVYAGEGMEYYSYFTKYSQKYDLGNESSHGKSMEAEETE; encoded by the coding sequence ATGGAAATATTTTCAATGGTCCTGGCTCTGTTAAGCGGCGTAGCCATGTTCCTCTATGGCATGCTTCTGATGGGAGACGGACTGAAGATGGTGGCCGGCGACAAGCTGGAAACATTTTTGTATAAGATGACCAATACACCCTTGAAGGGAGTTGCCCTGGGGGCGGGGGTGACCTGCGTGATCCAGTCCTCCTCCGCCACGACGGTGATGGTGATCGGTTTCGTCAATTCCATGATGATGAAGCTGCGGCAGGCCATCAGTATCATTATGGGAGCCAATATCGGGACAAGTATCACAGGATGGATCCTGTGTCTGTCCTATATCGAGGGTTCCGGAGGATGGGCGACGATCCTGTCCACGGCGACCATCTCGGCCATCGTGGCGGTTGTGGGTATCGTGCTGCGGATGTTCGGCAAGCGATCCGTCTATCGGAATATGGGCAATATCATGCTGGGATTCGCCATCCTGATGATGGGGATGCAGACCATGAGCGGGGCGGTGGAGCCTCTGCGGGAAAATGAATTTTTCGTCAGCATGCTTACCATGTTCTCCAATCCTCTGATGGGAATCCTGGTGGGGATCGCATTTACCGCGGTGCTGCAGAGCGCGTCGGCGGCGGTAGGTGTGCTGCAGGCTTTGTCTGTGACCGGGATCCTGACCTTTGCCAGTGCATTTCCTATTGTGCTGGGAATCGGCGTGGGAGCGGCCTGCCCGGTGCTGATCTCTTCCATCGGCGCCAATAAGAACGGGAAGCGGACGGCTCTTATCTATCTTCTCAACGACCTGTTTGGGATGATCTTCTGGGGGATCGTGTTCTATACCGCCAATGGATTCCTGCATTTTGGGTTCCTAGACCGGATCATGACGCCGGTGTCAGTAGCATTTATCAATACCATTTTCCGTGTAGCCACGGTGTGCGTGCTGTTCCCGTTTATCCCCAAGCTGGAGAAGCTGGTCTGCATGCTGGTGAAGGATTCGAAGGAAGATATGGAAGAAGAGGCGGATCTGGAGCTTCTGGAGGAGCGTCTGGTGATCTATCCGGCACTTGCCATGGGCCAGTGCCAGCGCGTTATATCCGGAATGGCAAAGAAGGTGCGGAAAAATGTAAACCGGGCCATGAATCTTCTGAATGAGTACGACCAGGACCGCTTTGAGAAAGTGTTGCGCAAGGAGGACCTGATCGATAAATATGAGACCCGGCTTGGGGCTTATCTTATGCGGCTGACGAAGAAGGAGCTGACCACGGCCCAGTCCCGGCGGATGTCCCTTTATCTTAGCACCATCAGCGACTTTGAGCGGATCGGGGACCATGCGTCTTATATTGCGCATTTGTCCAATGAGATGCAGGAAAGCAGGCTGACCTTCTCGGAAGAAGCTATGGATGAGCTGAACGTGGTAATGGGGGCCGTGCGGGAGGTTATGAACATCACTGCCAAAGCATTTACAGAAGAGGATCAAAACGAGGGCGCCAAGGTATCGCCTCTGGGCGTGGTGATCACCAACCTGTGCGACGAGCTGAAGCACAACCATGTGATCCGGCTGGGAAGCGGAGCCTGCGGCCTGGAAGAAGGCACGGTCTTCAATGATATCCTGAACAGTTTCACCCGTATCGCAGCCCACTGTGCCAGCATTGTATCGGCCATGGAGAAAAGCGGGGAGGACGGAGAGGATATCCATATCCATGACTCCAGGGTTTACGCCGGAGAAGGCATGGAATACTATTCTTATTTTACAAAATACAGCCAGAAATATGATCTGGGAAATGAGAGCAGCCATGGAAAGAGCATGGAGGCGGAGGAAACAGAATAA
- the rpsB gene encoding 30S ribosomal protein S2: MSVISMKQLLEAGVHFGHQTRRWNPKMAPYIYTERNGIYIIDLQKSVGKVDEAYQAVADIAAAGGTILFVGNKKQAQDAIQTEAERCGMFYVNERWLGGMLTNFKTIKSRIGRLKEIERMAEDGTFDVLPKKEVIQLKKEWEKLEKNLGGIKEMKRLPDAIFVVDPKKERICVQEAHILGIPLIGIADTNCDPEELDYVIPGNDDAIRAVKLIVSKMADAVVEANQGMTGADEEVYGEETAGEAAEAEASEAVETEE; encoded by the coding sequence ATGAGTGTTATTTCAATGAAGCAGCTTTTAGAAGCAGGTGTTCACTTCGGACACCAGACCAGAAGATGGAACCCCAAGATGGCTCCGTACATCTACACGGAGAGAAACGGGATCTACATCATCGACCTGCAGAAGTCTGTAGGCAAAGTTGACGAGGCTTATCAGGCAGTTGCCGACATCGCGGCAGCGGGCGGAACCATCCTTTTCGTAGGAAACAAGAAGCAGGCCCAGGACGCGATCCAGACAGAAGCAGAGCGCTGCGGAATGTTCTATGTAAATGAGAGATGGCTGGGCGGAATGCTCACCAACTTCAAGACCATCAAGAGCCGGATCGGACGTCTCAAAGAGATCGAGAGAATGGCTGAGGACGGAACCTTTGATGTTCTGCCGAAGAAGGAAGTGATCCAGCTGAAGAAAGAGTGGGAGAAGCTGGAGAAGAACCTTGGCGGTATCAAAGAGATGAAGAGACTTCCGGACGCGATCTTCGTAGTTGACCCGAAGAAGGAGAGAATCTGTGTTCAGGAAGCTCATATCCTTGGAATCCCGCTGATCGGTATCGCGGACACCAACTGTGATCCGGAGGAACTGGATTATGTGATCCCGGGCAACGATGACGCTATCCGTGCAGTAAAACTGATCGTTTCCAAGATGGCGGACGCAGTGGTAGAGGCTAATCAGGGAATGACCGGCGCAGACGAGGAAGTTTACGGCGAGGAGACTGCCGGGGAAGCAGCAGAGGCTGAGGCTTCTGAAGCTGTCGAGACAGAAGAGTAA
- the tsf gene encoding translation elongation factor Ts, with protein sequence MAVTASMVKELREMTGAGMMDCKKALSETDGNMDAAIEYLRKNGQAKAEKKAGRIAAEGIVMAEVKDDKTAAIVEVNSETDFVAKNADFQAFVKDVVAQAMTSDAKDMDAFLAESWNAEAGKTVQEALTEKIAVIGEKLSIRRFEKIVSDGCIVSYIHGGGRIGVLVEAETDVVNDEIRTCLKNVAMQVAAMYPKYVSREEVPEDYIEHEKEILMAQAKKENEESSKPKPDNIIEKMLVGRLNKELKEICLLDQVYVQDSDLTVGKYVEKVAKETGAKLSLKKFVRYETGEGLEKKNEDFAAEVAAQMAGN encoded by the coding sequence ATGGCAGTTACAGCTAGTATGGTAAAAGAGTTAAGAGAGATGACCGGCGCGGGCATGATGGACTGCAAGAAGGCTCTGAGCGAGACTGACGGCAACATGGACGCGGCTATCGAATATCTGAGAAAGAACGGCCAGGCAAAGGCAGAGAAGAAGGCCGGACGTATCGCGGCAGAAGGTATCGTAATGGCGGAAGTCAAAGACGACAAGACCGCAGCGATCGTAGAAGTAAACTCTGAGACAGACTTCGTGGCAAAGAATGCTGATTTCCAGGCATTTGTTAAAGATGTAGTAGCTCAGGCGATGACATCTGACGCAAAAGACATGGATGCGTTCCTGGCTGAGAGCTGGAATGCAGAAGCAGGCAAGACCGTTCAGGAAGCCCTGACCGAGAAGATCGCGGTGATCGGCGAGAAGCTGAGCATCCGCAGATTTGAGAAGATCGTATCCGACGGCTGCATCGTATCTTATATCCACGGCGGCGGAAGGATCGGCGTTCTGGTAGAGGCTGAGACCGACGTAGTGAACGACGAGATCAGAACCTGCCTGAAGAACGTGGCAATGCAGGTTGCGGCAATGTATCCCAAGTATGTATCCCGCGAGGAAGTACCGGAGGATTACATTGAGCACGAGAAAGAGATCCTGATGGCTCAGGCCAAGAAGGAGAACGAAGAGAGCAGCAAGCCGAAGCCGGACAACATTATCGAGAAGATGCTGGTTGGCCGTCTCAACAAAGAGCTGAAAGAGATCTGCCTGCTGGATCAGGTTTATGTACAGGACAGCGACCTGACCGTTGGCAAATATGTAGAGAAGGTAGCCAAAGAGACCGGCGCCAAGCTGTCTCTTAAGAAATTCGTCCGCTATGAGACCGGCGAGGGCCTGGAGAAGAAGAACGAGGACTTCGCGGCTGAGGTTGCGGCGCAGATGGCTGGAAACTAG